The Desmodus rotundus isolate HL8 chromosome 2, HLdesRot8A.1, whole genome shotgun sequence region TAACCTTGATTAAAGGGGTTTCCTGGATGTACACACGTGTCAGATGGTGCACATATGCTCCCTACTTTATGTGCAGAGGTGTCATACTGACAGATGGAACTTGCCCATGGTggaagtatttacaccacagaaagtGGCAAATGCTGCTACAAAGTCAGGGCTTTTTCTCAGACAGCTGGTCAAACATGACTGCTAGctataatatacataaatagCAGCTCactgaaattcttaatttttaattgtgcAAAAGAATTCTGAGAACCACGAGGTTAAAAACTTGCCTTTGGAAGGTAGAATtactagggagaaaaaaaaaaaagagagagagagactttcagACACTCCTATCaagaaaaatctctttttttgGAGACATACTTGTTGCCTTGACCAAATGCTGCCACTGCCTCCTCCCACGGGCTCACTGGTGACACCATCCTTCCCTAAGGCCAGGAGGGTTTGGGGTTGACTCTTTAGCTCCTTCTTGAAGGCTGCTACAGGGGCTGCCATCTCCTCCAGCAAATACCAAGGATCCATCACCTTGCTTCCCCACAGCTACTCACAGACTAAAAACTAACTGAAGGTACTGCTGGAGAAAGAGTGTGCCAGTTTTCTGCGTGTGGATTCCAGTTCCAGCAATGAGGTGAGAGGTTTGTGATGCAAATACATTTGTATCAGGTCAATCAACCACCAGAATACCCAAGTCTGACACTTTTACCAACTGCTTTGAAGCAGTGTAAGGTTTAGAGCTACCCGCTTCTCCTTCTGCTCTTCAGTGCCAGCCTAGTCCTTTTGACTATTTAACACGGTGTGGAGGTACCAGTGTGCTGAAGTTCCTCATGGTAACAGAGAGTTCCCAGTTAGGAAAAGGATCTCCAGTACAGCATTCAGCAGGAATTGATGATGTTGCAGAAACACATCTCCCTATTCCGTGGTACATTGGAAACATAACCTTAAGGCTTTTTTGCCTCCACTGCATAGAGGTCTGATCGCTTCTGGTTAAAAATGGGAATTTGCTGCCGTATTTCAGCCACCTTCTTCAGGTCTGCAAAAACAGGAAAGTTTACTATTGATAACATGAAACTCTTCACTAACCAAAAGGACTGCTTTTCCCCAAACACCATAAAAACCACCAGAGGCTCAACAAGTAACCCAGTAATGCAGGCCTTGCcgagaggcagagggctgggcatGGCCCCTGGAGTCATTTGGGGCCAAACCCAAAAAACCCAAGCTGAACTATAACCCCCTGGACGCAACCAAAGAACCAAGGATAAATCAAGGACAAATGGAGCATGTGGgtgcggcgggggggggggggggggggggggcggggagggggacaaAGAACTCCTCCAGGTGACAGGGGCTGCACCAGCTATGGAATCTGGCCTCAGAGCACTGGGACGCCAGAGGCCTCACCTGTGCCGGACAGGTCTTACCTATGTCTGCGTACAGGATTGTCTCTCCAGTGCCAGCTTTGGCCAGGACCTCCCCCCTGAAAGAGATTCCAGGGAGAGTAAGTGGATTCACTGATGTTTGCTGATATTCAAgacctctctgtttttcttcccccTCTAACAGGCCAaaggagaaggaaactgagatttgTTCAGATTAGTAGGGGTATAAACTCCTGTTCTACCATGTAagtggctgtgtggccttgggccaggTCATTTGTAATCTCCATTTACAACATGGGAAATAAGAGTTCTGTTAGGACTTAGTGAGAAAATCACAGAGTATGTTTTCTGAACTGCAAACTCCTAGTTTCTTATTCTATGACATACACATCTGGGAACAGAGCCACCTATAACCAACAGGAagtgccctcccaccccctcacgAATGCATGTCAACAGGAACCCTTTACAATCTGGCTCTGCTTCTTCCCACCTCCCAAGGCTGCTCCCCAACCCTGGGATAgtgaggcagggcctgggcatgGCCCAGATCTGCAGTATCTCTGGCCGTGTGCCTGTGATCCCTGCATTGCTGTTAATGGCCTATAGTTTTTGAAGGCAAGGTTTCAACCTGTGGGGTCTGGGGAAACCACACCCTGGCAGAAGCCTCACACCTGGAACCAGCAACACTCCTTCATAAATCTGGGGAAAGGCCAGTCTAGAAAACTATTTCCAGAGCTGAATCTCTGGCCCAAAGCAGAACTTCAAACACTTATCTAGTGAAATCTAATCTCTCCAAAGCAAAAAATAAGCTTCActcacagagagacagagacctgGTAGGCACGTGGGGCtatgggggtgggtgaggggcagggccagccaCAAATCAGACAGCCCGCCTGCCCAAGTGCCAGCTCTCTTAAGCTCCTAGTAAGCCTGTCCCTGCTTAGGCAACTCACCAAGGATTCACGACAGTGCTGTGTCCCCAGGCAACATAGGAGGCTTTGTCATCTCGGGCAGGAGATGCTGTGGCCACATATACCTGATTGTCAACAGCCCTGTAACCAGTGGACAGAAAACAGGTAAATCATACATTACAGATCTGAGATATTTTCCGACCCTATGTGTACCAatccttcttttaaaaactaggaCAGGACAGGCTGGCTCAGATATGAAAGGAAACAGCCGAAGCCATGGAACCCTCTCTTCAAAAACTATCTCATCACTTAAGCCAGTTCTTGGGGGCAATGTTGTCCAGCAGGGGACATCTGCCAGTGTCTGGAGACCTTTCTGATTGCCACAACTAGTGGGatgctattggcatctagtgggtggaagccacagatgctgctaaacattccaCGCACAGGACACCCCCACGACAAAGAATTGTCCAGTCCAAAATGTTAACACTGCAACAGTTGAGAGAGCCTGGCCTGGGCCAATCAGTAAAAGAGCTTCTCTGGTTAATGCCAATCAAGGTGGCCAGAGACAAGGGATCGACCGGGGGGAGGCCCAGGGGAAGCAATACACCTGGAAGGGCTGCATGGCACTTCCATGCCAACGGGGCAGTCCCCTCATGTCAGGTTAGATCAGAATTCAGGTGGTGGCCTGGGTACATCAAGCTACCTCACCTGGGAGCCCTCTGGGCTCAATCAGTAGGTCCATACCTAGTCGTTCCAGTCTCTCCCAAGCTTTTCCTGCTTCAACAAGACTGCACTGATTAACACCAATGGAGTCAGACACCCCTACCCCTTCCTCTGCCATGCCACCAGCCAGACACCTCCACATCCCCCTCCAGTCAAAGTTACCATCATCTCCCAGAGGGAGAGCAGCAAGTACTGACTGGGAAGGAGCAAAAGGGACCAGACATGTTCTGTGAGGTGACCTTGGTCATAGGTGGTAAATATGTAAACATTCACAGACCTGTATTCTTAAAATCTGAACACTTTCCTGTTGAGTATACTACACCTCaatttcaaaagcatttaatCAAAAACACCATCATCTCCGACCAGCACTGCATGGTTTACAGAGCACTTTACACACACACGGGGTCAcactcctcctcccttccacGGGACCTCCACCTCTGCTGAGCCTTAGGGGACTAAGGAAACAGCAACTGTGACACGCCAGATGTACCTGTGTGATGCCCAGGATGTACTGGTTAGAAGCACAAGGGCTTGTAATGAGGCTCTTGGCGGTTGCTGTGGAAGTCGGGTTAGGATGAGCACTCCAATCTGAGCAGCACAGGGTCAGCCGTGTGAAGAATCTCTCCCCAGGCCTATCAGGCTAACAGACCCCTGCTTTTTCTTGGCTTCTGGGGCTCTGGACCTACATACTCCACAGGTCTCTGAGTCTCTGTAAAAGCTGCTGGCCCCAGAGACCGCAGCCATATCTAATCACAGCAAATGAAACCACTGGCCACTTGATGTACTAACGGCTCTTGGAAGTGCAAAGATCACAGTCCCCCAAATCTATGAGGTTGATGCTGTGGCTTCTGAAGAGAAGATTCTTAGCAGAAGCCTTCCCTTTGAGCTGCAAGATGGAAACATTCATCTTTCCGAAATGCATGTGGATGCTGTGGCATCCTGAGTCACAGGCACCATTCTGTATCATGAAGGTTGGTACTGCCACCAAACTGAAATCTTTCCACAAAGGGAcactgggatgcctgaaggtgtGTACGTCTGACATACTTTCTTACCGGCCTCGCTGAAGCAACTCCCAGTGAGCTGGTCCAGTGGTCAAATTAAAAGCTCCAGGATATACCAACAGCTGGCAGCCTTGGGGAGAGAAGGGCTGAAGAGTCAACGCAAAGACCAACCGACCACACTAGTCCCTCCCTTTGCTCTTCACCCCGTGGGACCGAAGTCCAACTTCCTCAAGCATAAAAAGATGTCAGCCAAGTCAGACGGCGTCAGCAGCATTACGTTACGGCTTTGAATTCCTTTAGAGACACTCAcattacacacacagacacacaaggaAAGTGGTACTGATAACCAAAACCACAACATGGGACTTTGCTTTAAAGAAGAAAGTGGAGAACTGTCACTGAAATTCCTCTCAGCGCCACAGGGTCAGCTCTGCACGGCCCAGGACCGTGGTCTGTACTGCTTTCCAACTGACACGAGGGGCAGAGCAGGTGCTTCCACGCCCACTGCCAGGGCGCCACAGAGACTCAGAGCCCACACGCCTCCACCTCTCGCTGAGCAGTCACGCCAGCTGCGTCCATGCCACTGTATGAAGTGACAGTGGATTCAGAATCACAGCAGCTCCGCCAGTCTAGTAGGGATGCTAATTATTTGTTGACTCCCACACTGGGACCTTTAGTAAGTTCTGTCTCTGCAATCCTCGCACCGCCCCCATGAGAACACCGAGACCCACTCTGCTCTAGAGTCAATATTCACCCACAGTACCGTGCTCATAGGGAGAGGAGTCAGAGCCAGAACCCAGACCCTCTGACTTGGTTTGGTGCTCTTCCTGGATGGTAGGACACCTTTTCTCTGGACCAAAATGTCTGTGACTACATTTTGACTGTACCCAACATCTAGGACCACTGAATACTGAAATCCACGAGGCAATACCATGTCTTCATTTCCACCAAGTGACTTTCAAAATACAGAAACAGGAAGGGCTTGAGGGAAGAGTAGATGTTTAAGAGTCTGTCTCCTGCCTTAGCTGCCCAGTGGGTTAAAGCACAGTCTCTGAAAAACCATATTGTCCACACGCAGCAGAAGTCTGAGACGGCAGATGGGGACGGACAGATTAGGACCGCTGCTCCAGTTTTTCCAAAGAACGGCTCCCTCCACCCACGAAGACCAGCCCAGACTCACACCTTCAAGCACCCACACAGCACAAAGATAGTGCTGCCTCACCTCTCTGTGCGTAGATCTGTGCCAGCTCTGCGAAGCGCATGTCATAGCAGATGCCCAGGCCCACTCTGCAGTAAGCTGCTTACAAACAGAAAACGCACGGATGAAAAGCTAACCCGCAGCACGGTGGGGGATCCCTCCTGAGGTAAGGATCACAAATCATGGGGGATACAGAAGCACAGGCCCACAGATGGAGAAATCTCTAAGCTTATTTCTGCTTGGACTTTACCTCATACATCACTTACGTCAGCAGAGTAGACGTGAGAAACTTATTCTAACTGAGTAAGTCATAATAACTCATGAGCTAAGTGAGAAGTGTTCAGCAAGACCTGGCAGGTACACTCTGGAAGCCAGCATACTAATAGGAAGCTGTGACCAAATGGAAGAGCAAAATCACGTCAAACCCTTAGTTCTCCATTCAGCCTGCCCTTTCTAGATCTCCGACCACTCTCAGCCCTTCTCACTTCTGGTCTTTCAGCCAGGTTGtatgaagaaattaaggagggacataagaaagaaacaaaggaatacCTGATTCTCTTCTACGAGGACTGCTAAAAGAGGTGGACTTATCTGGTACGTACGAGTCTCAAAGGTCGAGAAACTATCCCCAGGACTCAATGTTTTAGATTCTTGAAATGTAATTTTCCCAGGAACATCAATGTCAAACAGATGGAGCTGCATCACAAACAAGGCCTTTGGTTACCTCTTTTGCAGTGGGGGTCACAGCAACAACTACAAACATCCTCCCATGGCCAGATGTGGGGGGGTGATCTAAGATCAACTGTACGAACAGCACCCTCAACAGCCCACAGCCCCCCCACAATCTGACAGTTTATCAAAATGAATTCTAACACGGGGTAGCGTAGTTTCATGACCCTTCTTTCCTAGGTGGTGTACAAATCGATGTCCAGGTTTCTTATGGGAAGCAATTAATGTGTTGCTTTTTTTACTCAATGTAAATGCTAAATGAAGACTCCTCGGAACCAGAATCAAACTGACACACCGGCAAGAGAggtggaaagggggtgggggattaaaaaaataggtaaaatttagccctggctggtgtggctcagtggattgagcaccagcctgcaacccgaaaggtcgcaggtttgatccccagtcagggcacatgtctgggttgcgggccaggttccccagttgagggcatgtgagaggcaaccaactgatgtatctctccttctcgtccttcctcccttctcctctctctgaaaagtaaataaataaaatctttttaaaaatttaaagaaataaaaataggtaaaattttgcAAATCAAATGCAGCAATTTATAAAAAGAGTAACATATCACTTCCAAATTGAATTCTGATTTATCACactaacaaaataaaggagaaaagtcACATGAGCATCGTAAGAGGTGTACAATGAGCATTTGGTGAACTTCTACAgccattcttattttaaaaacaaaaaagaaaacctcttccAGGAAAGGAGTTTCTCTAATCTGATAAAGAGTATctataaaaacactaaaattttgTACCTAATGTTAATATACTGAAGCCTTCGCCTGAAGATCAGGCACAAAACAAGGGCACCTGCTATTCAACACTCTACCAGAGGCCCTAACCAAAGCAatgaagcaaaaggaaggaatagAAAGTGTAaggattagaaagaaaaaaattaaatctgtcaTTACTCTCAGGTGATATAATTGTGTACCTAGAAACTCCAAAGGAAAACTATGGATGAATTATTAGAATTAATGAGTGACTTTAGCAAGGCTACTATGTATGTAGAAGGTcagtatttttataattagttGTATTTCTCCATATACtagtaagaaacagaaaatgaaagggCATAAACAAACCGCCCTTGAAGAATAAATCTAGCAAATGATATATGACTATAtctaaaaaactataaaactataaaaagcaatgtgaaatttttaaaagcctaaaaGTGCACATCACAGACATACATGCACTTCAATTCATGGAGTTAATAGCTCAATGCTGGCTCCTCTTCCAGTAATGGCTGAGTGGCTCCTATCAGGCCCATTAGCTTTCTCATACGTAAGCATGAACTCtggacaaaataaaaagcaaagcacTGGAGAATGATCAAAATTAGGGAAAATGTGAAGGGAAGTCAATACTTTGGAGAAGGGAATAGCACTGGATGGGTTTCCTATTTGTTTACTGCTTTCAGTTGGAAGCAAGGCCCCAGGCGTTGCTCGGAGCAGTGGGGAAACCACCCACAATCAGACTGGCCTGAAGAACCAGAAGACAGAACTTCACAGCAGCTGGAAAGGGAGGGGGGCAGATACTGAAAAGGATAAAGCCAAAGACAAAGAGCCCTGCCTTCTACATATAAAACCTGCCCGAATCTCTGGCTAACCACTGAAGTAAAGATGTGCAGGGCAGACTCCAAGCAGCCCAGCTACACGGTCTAGACAGAACAGAGCAGCTGAGGTGAGGTCCCTGTCGGCctcacaaaaaaaataaataaataaataaaaatttggggTTTGAGTACAGCTACACTATTGTACTTatggaaacaaaaaatttaaacacttttcaaagaaatataatAGAAGCTAGAATCTCAAGAACATAGCATTTAATAATGTACAATCCAAAATTACTAGACACacaaaggaacaggaaaaaatgaCCTAAACTCTAAAGAAAAGGCAATCAGTGGAGCAGAcagaccccagcccccagcacaacCCAGATATGGTAATACCAAAGACTTTTTAAAGGAGCTACTAAAACTAAGCTCAAGGGAATGAAGAAGAACTTGCTCTTAatgaattaaacaaataaaaataatggcagagaaataaaagctataaaaaagaaccaaatgaaaattttagaattgaaaaattcagtatctgaaattcaaaaatatttcactggTTTGGCTTATAGGAGATTGGAGATTACAAAAGGAAGACTCAGTGAACTTTGAAGGTAGATCAATGAAAACTGCCcagctggaaggagagagagaaaaagggttggaaaataaaaacaaagaacgAAAGCCTCGGTGACGTGGTCTGGAGGAACAGTATTAACATTGGAACCCTGtaagagaatgggagagaaaaatgCTTCATGAGATAATGCCCCCCAATTCCCCGCATGTGGTGAAAGACTTGCACACGCAGATTCCAGGGGCACAAAGCGAGgcaaatgcaa contains the following coding sequences:
- the NIT2 gene encoding omega-amidase NIT2 isoform X2, which codes for MAQTIFPNMQRKFLVNPHRSFLKWQRSAAYISLEVTSYCQGSIPEEDSGKLYNTCPVFGPDGALLVKHRKLHLFDIDVPGKITFQESKTLSPGDSFSTFETPYCRVGLGICYDMRFAELAQIYAQRGCQLLVYPGAFNLTTGPAHWELLQRGRAVDNQVYVATASPARDDKASYVAWGHSTVVNPWGEVLAKAGTGETILYADIDLKKVAEIRQQIPIFNQKRSDLYAVEAKKP
- the NIT2 gene encoding omega-amidase NIT2 isoform X1, which encodes MVLPGGAMATFRLALVQLQVSSIKSDNLTRACGLVQKAATQGAKIVSLPECFNSPYGTNYFPEYAEKIPGESTQKLSEVAKECSIYLIGGSIPEEDSGKLYNTCPVFGPDGALLVKHRKLHLFDIDVPGKITFQESKTLSPGDSFSTFETPYCRVGLGICYDMRFAELAQIYAQRGCQLLVYPGAFNLTTGPAHWELLQRGRAVDNQVYVATASPARDDKASYVAWGHSTVVNPWGEVLAKAGTGETILYADIDLKKVAEIRQQIPIFNQKRSDLYAVEAKKP